A part of Streptomyces sp. NBC_01497 genomic DNA contains:
- a CDS encoding ankyrin repeat domain-containing protein codes for MSENPGVPAGSEPEPEVIELATKVFDLARQGLTETLAAYVDAGVPANLTNDKGDSLVMLAAYHGHAPAVEALLVRGADPDRANDRGQTPLAGAVFKGEDAVVAALVAGGANPEAGTPSAVDTARVFGKEDLLKLFGAH; via the coding sequence CCCGGCGGGCTCCGAGCCCGAACCGGAAGTGATCGAGCTGGCCACGAAGGTCTTCGACCTGGCCCGCCAGGGGCTGACGGAGACGCTGGCCGCCTACGTCGACGCCGGCGTGCCCGCGAATCTCACCAATGACAAGGGCGACTCCCTCGTCATGCTCGCCGCCTATCACGGCCATGCCCCCGCGGTCGAGGCCCTGCTGGTGCGTGGCGCCGACCCCGACCGGGCCAACGACCGTGGACAGACCCCGCTCGCGGGTGCCGTCTTCAAGGGCGAGGACGCCGTGGTGGCCGCGCTGGTCGCCGGCGGCGCGAATCCGGAAGCGGGAACTCCGTCTGCTGTGGATACGGCGCGCGTGTTCGGGAAAGAGGACCTCCTGAAGCTGTTCGGGGCCCACTGA